In a genomic window of Nothobranchius furzeri strain GRZ-AD chromosome 14, NfurGRZ-RIMD1, whole genome shotgun sequence:
- the LOC107380925 gene encoding zinc finger protein OZF, protein MDTDVHQVVKEEAPEDRSAGVDQQDPEQFHINEEEEELWTTLEGEQLHLKEETNPARFPFTPVSIKSEDNEDKLLFSQLLHQQQIEDRDVPTSSSAEQTTAETGRGAESSRNPVLNPNEQISDSSETEVSEDDVNLNVEFLNSGPETGDGDNDSNERRSSESDVKTVNKSFSCPSHSAIRSSGCLDNKKTVRLKQNVDSYRKVQKKTKLFICDICGKHLSHNKSFNSHMKAHTGQKPFVCEFCGKSFNQKTHLNRHTRVHTGQKPFSCELCGKSFNQRTNLNTHMRVHTGQKPLACGLCGKSFNQRASLNNHMRVHTGQKPFACELCGKSFNQKASLNNHMRVHTGEKPFECQLCEKRFSDMSTLNRHMRVHTGHKPFACELCGKSFNRRTTLNSHMRVHTGHNECI, encoded by the exons Atggatacag ATGTTCACCaggtggttaaagaagaagctcctgaagatcggagtgctggtgtggaccagcaggacccagaacagtTCCACAtaaatgaggaagaggaggaactctggaccactCTGGAAGGAGAGCAGCtccatttgaaggaggagactaatcctgccaggtttccattcacACCAGTTTCTATAAAAAGTGAGGACAATGAAGACAAACTTCTGTTCTCACAGcttcttcatcagcagcaaatagaagacagagatgttccaaccagcagctcagctgagcagacaacagcagaaactGGTAGAGGAGCAGAATctagcaggaacccagttctgaaccctAATGAACAgatatctgattcttcagagactgaagttagtgaagatgatgtgaatctaAACGTTGAGTTTTTAAactctgggcctgaaactggaGATGGAGACAATGACAGCAATGAAAggaggtcttctgagtcagatgttaagaccgtcaacaaatcctttagctgcccgagtcattcagcaataaggtcttcaggATGTTTGGATAATAAGAAAACCGTTAGATTAAAGCAAAATGTGGACTCATACAGGAAAGTCcagaaaaaaacaaaattatttaTTTGTGACATTTGTGGGAAACATTTAAGTcacaataaaagttttaacagtcACATGAAagcccacacaggacagaaaccttttgtctgtgagttCTGTGGGAAAAGCTTTAatcaaaaaacacatttaaacagacacacaagagtccatacaggacagaaacctttttcctgtgagctctgtgggaaaagcTTTAATCAAAGGACaaatttaaacactcacatgagagtccacacaggacagaaacctttagcGTGTGGACTCTGTGGCAAAAGCTTTAATCAAAGGGCGtctttaaataatcacatgagagtccacacaggacagaaaccttttgcctgtgagctctgtggcaaAAGCTTTAATCAAAAGGCGtctttaaataatcacatgagagtccacacaggagagaaaccctTTGAGTGTCAGctttgtgaaaaaagatttagtgATATGTCAacattaaacagacacatgagagtccacacaggacataaaccttttgcctgtgaactctgtggaaaaagctttaatcgaaggacaactttaaacagtcacatgagagtccacacaggacacaatGAATGTATTTAA
- the LOC139061504 gene encoding zinc finger MYM-type protein 1-like yields MCIETDSEITTLVHKDQLAHNRYYVSSIIDIVTFLAINHLPFRGDTDAWDSAGQTGSGLFLSLFEFTLEKYPHLAKIIPAIPRNATYTSHEIQYVIIELMSRQVTEHIVEEIGNTQSKWMEPEIQQDVKISIVLRFLDETYAIKERLLTIATSDAGDAKTLTQTLISEIRKAGLTTDKIISQVYDGASLMSGKLGGVQALLQDELGREIPYVHCFNHQLHLVIVLVMSAERAIEDLVSVCNALYKFTRKPTVAARYKGNTLKRLLEQRWAGHLATVEVILKSFQEILEVLDHVENTPSFPADTRMEAAGLRSAVSKPSFCFHALVVQKILAILEPPNRMLQSEEMDLQTAVQLVNSARECILALRTEEVFMELWKECCGTEANDTASHQSKRKCSVNGNLNDYILEQTSGARPQENQIKEQQRLFYSCIDAVAGEIVHRFGERNSKLIESMVSLNPKSTSFLDPERIKPRLVLTGTTVNEAEFVVACQRILKHTETFSPPNEGKWTIKTVLHHFHSSLEAMPSVITAYKAALTLGASTALCENSFSTLKNVFSEHRRSMLHTRKACLIQLAFEKDLTRKCKTEWKDRLLRRFHSSGKRRLQLYYT; encoded by the coding sequence ATGTGCATTGAGACTGATTCTGAAATCACAACCCTGGTGCACAAAGATCAACTGGCCCACAACAGATATTATGTAAGCTCAATCATTGACATTGTAACTTTTCTTGCTATCAATCATCTGCCTTTCAGAGGAGACACTGATGCATGGGATTCAGCAGGACAGACTGGTAGTGGCTTATTCTTATCATTGTTTGAGTTTACTCTGGAAAAATACCCACATTTGGCTAAAATAATTCCTGCCATCCCAAGGAATGCAACATACACAAGCCACGAGATTCAGTATGTAATTATAGAACTAATGAGTCGACAGGTGACTGAGCATATTGTTGAGGAAATAGGGAACACACAGTCAAAATGGATGGAACCAGAGATCCAACAGGATGTGAAAATCTCTATTGTCTTGCGCTTTCTTGATGAAACGTATGCTATAAAGGAGAGACTGCTGACTATTGCTACATCAGACGCAGGTGATGCTAAAACTCTCACACAGACACTGATCTCAGAAATAAGAAAAGCTGGCCTGACAACAGACAAAATAATCAGCCAGGTGTATGATGGAGCCTCTCTGATGTCAGGAAAACTGGGTGGGGTTCAAGCTCTCCTGCAAGATGAACTTGGCAGAGAAATCCCATACGTGCACTGCTTTAATCACCAGCTTCACCTGGTAATAGTTCTTGTCATGTCTGCTGAGAGAGCTATAGAAGATCTAGTCAGTGTCTGCAATGCCCTGTACAAGTTCACAAGAAAGCCCACTGTTGCAGCTAGATATAAGGGAAACACACTGAAGCGTTTACTGGAACAGCGCTGGGCAGGACACCTGGCTACAGTAGAAGTCATTCTGAAATCTTTTCAGGAGATTCTTGAAGTGCTGGATCATGTTGAAAACACACCTTCATTCCCAGCAGACACAAGGATGGAGGCAGCAGGGCTGCGCAGCGCTGTGTCCAAACCAAGCTTCTGCTTCCATGCTCTTGTTGTGCAGAAGATTCTGGCCATTCTTGAGCCACCCAACAGGATGCTACAGTCAGAAGAAATGGATCTCCAAACAGCTGTCCAGCTTGTGAACAGTGCCAGGGAGTGCATTTTGGCCCTGCGCACTGAGGAAGTCTTCATGGAGTTGTGGAAGGAGTGTTGTGGAACGGAGGCCAATGACACAGCCAGCCATCAGAGTAAGAGAAAGTGCAGTGTCAACGGAAACCTAAACGATTACATTTTGGAGCAGACATCAGGAGCACGACCACAGGAAAACCAGATCAAAGAACAACAGCGATTGTTTTacagctgcattgatgctgttgcAGGTGAAATTGTGCACCGTTTTGGAGAGCGAAACAGCAAATTGATAGAAAGTATGGTTTCTCTTAATCCAAAAAGTACCTCCTTCCTGGACCCTGAAAGAATTAAACCTCGGCTTGTTCTAACAGGAACCACAGTAAATGAAGCTGAGTTTGTGGTTGCCTGTCAACGCATTCTAAAACACACAGAAACCTTTTCACCGCCAAATGAAGGGAAATGGACAATAAAAACAGTGCTTCATCATTTTCACAGCAGCCTGGAAGCAATGCCTAGTGTCATCACTGCATATAAGGCAGCACTGACCCTAGGAGCCTCTACAGCCTTGTGTGAGAATAGTTTTTCCACTTTGAAAAATGTGTTCAGCGAGCACAGAAGAAGCATGTTACACACCCGGAAAGCTTGTTTAATCCAACTTGCCTTTGAGAAGGATCTGACCAGGAAATGCAAGACAGAATGGAAGGACAGATTATTGAGGAGATTTCATTCATCAGGAAAACGCAGACTGCAGCTGTATTACACCTAA